From Syngnathus typhle isolate RoL2023-S1 ecotype Sweden linkage group LG13, RoL_Styp_1.0, whole genome shotgun sequence, a single genomic window includes:
- the sema6ba gene encoding sema domain, transmembrane domain (TM), and cytoplasmic domain, (semaphorin) 6Ba — protein sequence MYSAAMATVGPLLTFFLLLLHLADGSFPEEPSPLSYVPLEVVRRYPVFLGRAHRSAQRQELHIQTVLQVNRTLYIGARDDLYRVELDNMAGDEMFYSKKRTWESNKNDIRVCRMKGKHEGECRNFVKVLLQQHGGLFVCGTNAFNPLCANYTRDTLEMVGEPVSGMARCPYDPRHANVALFADGSLFTGTVTDFLAIDAVIYRSLGDSPALRTVKHDSKWFREPYFVSAMEWGSHIYFFFREMAMEFHHLEKVMVSRVARVCKSDLGGSQRVLEKQWTTFLKARLNCSVPGDSHFYFNLLHATSGIIRMQGRDVILGLFSTPPNSIPGSAVCVFDMQQLAHAFEGRFKEQKSPESIWTPVPEEAVPKPRPGGCAVQGSRFSSSTTLPDEVLNFVKTHPLMDETVPLLGHRPWVVKTMGRYQLTAMVVDTEAGPYRNRTVLFLGSTRGTILKFLMIPNGDSMSHSSVFLEEVEGFNPERCGEDSPQARQLLSLTLDHTSHTLLLAFPSCLVRLPTSRCHLYSRCMKSCLASRDPYCGWTRGSTCSFLRPGTRLPFQQDVEYGNTTSHLGDCDGILQQSLLIEPESLVSLNLLVASAVSAFTIGAALSGLAVCWIMAHKPTNRRHGNTTQSSIQRRERGLLSNAGGMGGSVLSVTRQGGGERTCPQGGETLFVMPNGWVKSGELDPGFLPTPEHTPQQKRRGLRLSDSNSGGWDTSQTYLGGGSVGLGSPCRIPPSVYLTTRLFQQGGVSRHGGEGRGCDTPRQHYVCLSRQEKGGKGTPKAPLRKSAGEYVYPMTPQDSPERRRVVSAPSAPAECAEPLPLRWPAPEGYILSSHAMVPVPLPPPSLPAPSGQTYMSQQHTPALTRALLRGALERGELGELMDLSHLMSKKNCNDRTQAGQ from the exons aTGTATTCTGCTGCCATGGCAACCGTGGGTCCTCTTCTCACATTTTTTCTCCTGCTGCTTCATTTGGCTGATGGCTCATTCCCAGAGGAGCCCAGTCCACTCAGCTACGTCCCTCTGGAGG TTGTGAGGAGGTATCCAGTGTTTTTGGGCAGAGCTCACCGTTCGGCACAGAGACAAGAGCTGCACATTCAGACGGTTCTCCAAGTTAACCGAACACTCTACATAGGAGCCAG AGATGACTTATATCGAGTGGAACTGGACAACATGGCAGGTGATGAGATGTTCTACAGCAAG aaACGAACATGGGAATCCAACAAAAACGACATTCGAGTGTGCCGAATGAAAGGGAAACATGAG GGAGAATGTCGTAATTTCGTCAAGGTTCTGCTCCAGCAGCACGGAGGCCTGTTTGTGTGCGGAACAAACGCCTTCAACCCGCTGTGTGCAAACTACACT AGAGATACTCTAGAAATGGTGGGCGAACCTGTGAGCGGGATGGCGCGCTGCCCGTACGATCCACGGCATGCCAACGTGGCTTTATTTGCAG ATGGAAGTCTTTTCACTGGCACCGTGACGGACTTCCTGGCCATTGACGCCGTGATCTACCGCAGTCTCGGCGATAGCCCCGCCCTCCGCACGGTCAAACACGACTCCAAATGGTTCCGAG AGCCCTACTTTGTGAGCGCCATGGAGTGGGGGTCTCACATTTATTTCTTCTTCAGAGAAATGGCCATGGAGTTTCACCATCTAGAAAAG GTAATGGTGTCCCGTGTGGCTCGTGTGTGCAAATCCGACCTGGGCGGCTCTCAGCGTGTCCTCGAGAAACAGTGGACAACATTCCTTAAGGCTCGGCTCAATTGTTCCGTCCCGGGAGACTCGCATTTCTATTTCAACCTTCTCCACGCCACAAGCGGAATCATTCGCATGCAAGGGCGTGACGTCATCTTGGGCCTTTTCTCCACGCCCCCAAACAG CATCCCCGGTtctgcagtgtgtgtgtttgacatgCAGCAGCTCGCACACGCCTTCGAGGGACGCTTCAAGGAACAGAAGTCCCCAGAGTCCATCTGGACTCCGGTGCCAGAAGAGGCCGTCCCGAAACCCAG ACCTGGAGGATGTGCCGTCCAAGGATCCCGATTTAGTTCCTCCACCACGCTACCAGATGAGGttttaaactttgtgaaaacCCACCCGTTGATGGATGAGACAGTCCCATTGCTGGGGCACAGACCCTGGGTTGTCAAGACTATGGGCCG GTACCAGCTGACAGCTATGGTGGTGGACACTGAAGCCGGCCCCTACAGGAATCGCACGGTTTTGTTTCTGGGCTCGACCCGAGGGACGATTCTCAAGTTTCTAATGATTCCCAATGGGGATTCAATGTCTCACAGCAGTGTGTTCTTGGAGGAAGTAGAAGGTTTCAACCCCGAGAG ATGTGGTGAGGATTCACCTCAGGCTCGCcagctcttgtctttgacattgGACCACACCAGTCATACCCTGCTACTGGCCTTCCCGTCCTGCCTGGTCCGTTTGCCCACATCCCGTTGCCACCTGTACTCCCGTTGCATGAA GAGTTGCCTTGCCTCCAGGGACCCATACTGTGGCTGGACCAGAGGCAGCACTTGCTCTTTCCTTCGACCAGGAACCAG GCTTCCTTTTCAACAAGATGTGGAATATGGAAACACCACATCCCATTTAGGAGACTGTGATG GTATCCTGCAGCAGAGTCTCCTCATCGAACCCGAGAGTCTGGTCTCCCTCAACCTGCTGGTGGCATCTGCAGTGTCGGCGTTCACCATCGGGGCGGCGCTCTCCGGCCTCGCCGTCTGCTGGATCATGGCCCACAAACCTACCAaccgtcgccatggcaacaccaCTCAGTCGTCCATCCAGCGGCGTGAAAGAGGCCTATTAAGTAACGCCGGCGGAATGGGAGGCTCTGTGCTCAGCGTGACGCGGCAGGGAGGCGGAGAGCGCACCTGCCCTCAAGGCGGGGAGACCCTCTTTGTCATGCCCAACGGCTGGGTCAAATCCGGAGAGCTGGACCCCGGTTTCCTCCCCACCCCGGAGCACACGCCCCAGCAGAAACGAAGAGGCCTGCGCCTGTCTGACTCCAACTCCGGCGGGTGGGACACCAGCCAGACCTACTTGGGAGGAGGCTCGGTGGGTCTAGGCTCCCCCTGTCGAATACCCCCCTCGGTTTATCTGACCACCAGACTGTTCCAGCAGGGGGGAGTCAGCCGACACGGAGGCgagggccgggggtgcgacACCCCCCGACAGCACTACGTCTGCTTGAGCAGGCAGGAGAAAGGAGGCAAGGGGACGCCCAAAGCCCCCTTGAGGAAGTCGGCGGGGGAATACGTGTACCCCATGACGCCTCAGGACTCGCCTGAGCGGCGGAGGGTGGTCTCGGCGCCCAGCGCGCCGGCCGAGTGCGCCGAGCCTCTGCCTTTGCGCTGGCCGGCCCCGGAGGGCTACATCCTCAGTAGCCACGCCATGGTGCCCGTCCCCTTGCCCCCTCCTTCACTGCCTGCCCCCAGCGGTCAGACGTACATGTCCCAACAGCACACCCCGGCTCTCACCAGAGCCCTCCTGAGGGGGGCTTTGGAGCGAGGGGAGCTAGGGGAGCTGATGGACCTCAGCCATCTGATGAGTAAGAAGAACTGCAATGACAGGACTCAGGCTGGACAGTGA